In Candidatus Nealsonbacteria bacterium, the DNA window GGAAGAAGCAAAAATTGACGTCAGAAAGGAGGACAAGACCATCAGGTCTTTTATTATTCCTTCCCAGCAGGGGATTGGCGGAGAAATTTTGAGTATTACATCTTTCTCTGTAATGAAAAATCATAAATCAGTGCGGCGCAAGGCTAATATTTCTCTTAGAAAAGGAGAGCGCTTGTTTCTCACGGGACAGAACGGCAGCGGCAAAACTACATTGCTTGAAGCTTTAGCTTCAGGAAAAGCAAAGGGCGCTAAAATTGCCTCAGGAGTTAAGGTTGGATATTACCGCCAAGATTTTTCCACCCTTAATCTTGATGATACGGTTTATCAATCCCTCAGTTCTGTCGCTGAAAAATTTTCAGAAGAAAACCTCCGTGCCTTGGCCGCCGGCTTTTTGATAACCGGCGACTTAATTTATGCCAAAATAGGCAGTTTATCAGAAGGACAAAAGGGTTTGGTGTCTTTTGCCAGGCTGGTGATACAAAAACCTGGGCTTCTTATTTTGGACGAGCCCACCAATCATATTAATTTCCGTCATTTGCCGGTTATAGCTTCTGCGCTAAACAAATACGAGGGAGCTTTGGTTTTAGTGAGCCATATCCCGGAATTTGTCCAGCAGATTCGTATTGATGAAATTCTTGATTTGAATCAATAAAGGCTTGACAGAGCATAAAGATTGGTATATGCTATCAACGTAACTGAATCTCATGGTTTTTATTTAAAAAATCGGAGACTATCTAGTCGCCTTTTTTTATTTACAATGATCGAATGTTATAAGGGTAATTCCCTTTAAAAAAATATGTACACAAGAGGTTTAAAAAATTATAGGTCAAGAAAATTTTTGTCCAAATCTTCTCAATTCAAAAGAGGAGGCCGTTCTAATTCCTCAAACAGGGGACAAAAGAGGAGCTTTGGCGGAGAAAAAATAGATCCCGCCAAATTTATCAATAAAGCGGTTATGGCCAAAGAAATTGATATTTTTAAACCTGAACACGAATTTCAGGATTTTAAAATTGACCAAAGGTTAAAGCAGGTTATTGCGGCCAGGGGCTATAAAACGCCTACGCCGATTCAGGACAGGGTTATTCCTTGCGCCATCAACGGCTCTGATATTGTTGGAGTTGCCAACACCGGAACGGGAAAAACAGCTGCTTTTCTTTTACCTTTAATTAATAAAATTATACTCAACCCAAAAGAGCAGGTTTTGATTATTGCTCCGACCAGAGAGCTTGCTTTACAGATAGACCAGGAATTCAAATTATTCACCAAAGGAATGAGACTGTTTTCAGTTTGTTGCGTAGGGGGAATGAGCATAGGCTGGCAGATTTCAAATCTCCACTACCAATACAACGTAATCATCGGAACACCAGGAAGATTAAAGGATTTGATAGAGAGAAAAATGATTAATTTATCCAGGTTTAATAATATAGTGCTGGACGAAGCAGACCGGATGCTTGATATGGGATTTATAAATGACACCCGCTTCATAATGAGCGGAATGCCAAAAGAGCGCCAGGTGTTTTTCTTTGCAGCCACTCTTTCCAGTAGCATAGAAAAACTTATTAAAGAATTTCTTAGGAATCCGATTAGGATTTCGGTTAAAACCAGGGACACCGCAAAAAATGTTGAACAGGATGTTATTAGAATAGAGCGCGGAAGGAGTAAATTGGATGTTCTTAACGAGCTTTTAAATAAAATAGAATTCAATAAGGTGCTTATTTTCGGAAAAACCAAGCGCGGAGTGGAAGGGCTGTCAAAAACGCTTTCTGATAACGGATTTAAGGTGGAATCCATACACGGAAACAAAAATAACTCTCAGCGCCAAAGAGCTCTGGTTTTATTCAAGAATAATGTCGTCCAGGTGCTGGTGGCAACTGATGTTGCAGCCCGCGGACTGGACATTGCAGATATCAGCCATGTTATAAACTATGACATACCTGCGACTTACACTGACTATGTTCACCGCATCGGCCGTACCGGAAGAGGAGATAAGAGAGGAACGGCTTTGACGTTTATAGAATAATTATTATCCCTTGATTGTTATTTGTTAATATGCTATAGTAGCATTGTAACTGAATAGTTACAGAATTAACCGTTATTCCGGGTTTTACGGAACGGATATCTTTTTTAAGTAAATGGTAGTCCGAATAAAGTTACAAAAGGTGGTTGGGAGATTTCACTTCATAAAAAGTACAATTTTAAGTGAAAATCCTAGCCACTTTTTTTGTTGCCTAAACGATTTTTTTGACAAAGTTAATAATTATATTAAGATAAAAAAGGAGGTTTTAGAAAATGCCAGTAGAAGGCACCGAAAAAGAGATAAGTTCTGTTCTTTTAAAGCCTATCAAAGGAAACGACCGTTTAGAGGAATTAAGGTTTTTGGTTCTTAATAAAAAAGCGACGCCATGTGAAGAAAAAGAATTTTGGGCAACATTAAGCTTATATAAGCATGAATCTATAGGAAGAAAACCACGGAGAACAGATCCCGAATTATATGAAGAAACAGAAGAACTCAAAAGAAAAAACGAAGAACAAAGAAAAAAATCTTAAATCTGTGACATATTTTTTATGTCACTTTTTATTTTATTTTTTGGTTTGCCAGAATTTAAATAGAGGATATTAAAAATCCTCTATTTTATTTATTTTTTGTTTACGCTGAGCCCGTCGAAGTGGTCCTCCTACGCCCTTGAGAGCTTTGGCCGGACAAGGTAGAATAAATTAATATAATTATCAAAATAAAAAAAGGTCTTAAAATAAATAATTATAAAAACCATGAAACTAAAAATAAATTGGTATTGGGGTTTTCTGGGGTTTCTCGGCTTCTTGGGATTAAGCGACCCGCTATATTATGCGTTTTTCGCATTTCTATTGTTTTTTATTCAACCGATTGTAAAATCCAAGAAAAAATAATAATAGGTTTAATTTAATAAAATAAAAAATATGTCTAATCAAGAAACAATAAAACCAACCGGCTGTTGCGAGCCGTTTAATCCTGAACCTTGGCAGGATAAAGAAATCACATGGAAAGATAAGATTTTTGTGAAAGACCATGTTACCAGTTTTTTGCATATTCCTCTTGATATGGGGAAAAAAATAATCAAAAATATGGCGCTTATTGAAAAAGCAAATGCCAAGTCGCCTTATCAGTTAATGTTAACCGATGAAAAATCTGTTTGGGGCGCGGATATTTACATTGACGTTTCCGGG includes these proteins:
- a CDS encoding DEAD/DEAH box helicase yields the protein MYTRGLKNYRSRKFLSKSSQFKRGGRSNSSNRGQKRSFGGEKIDPAKFINKAVMAKEIDIFKPEHEFQDFKIDQRLKQVIAARGYKTPTPIQDRVIPCAINGSDIVGVANTGTGKTAAFLLPLINKIILNPKEQVLIIAPTRELALQIDQEFKLFTKGMRLFSVCCVGGMSIGWQISNLHYQYNVIIGTPGRLKDLIERKMINLSRFNNIVLDEADRMLDMGFINDTRFIMSGMPKERQVFFFAATLSSSIEKLIKEFLRNPIRISVKTRDTAKNVEQDVIRIERGRSKLDVLNELLNKIEFNKVLIFGKTKRGVEGLSKTLSDNGFKVESIHGNKNNSQRQRALVLFKNNVVQVLVATDVAARGLDIADISHVINYDIPATYTDYVHRIGRTGRGDKRGTALTFIE